A section of the Triticum dicoccoides isolate Atlit2015 ecotype Zavitan chromosome 7A, WEW_v2.0, whole genome shotgun sequence genome encodes:
- the LOC119332419 gene encoding uncharacterized protein LOC119332419 isoform X3: MSRWRRGRPSLLLLRRAFLLAAVSAAALFLLLSHQGPDPRKPSSSSPDSAFSEELSVDPPPHFVFLEELSVDPPPASALPEELSVEPPPASASSDELHVVPPDAAAGSEGGPGGSTCATVEEMGEEAVGVGSTEAASLRVRDLIRRHFLLHGAARVRSLPAAEFCKQGFVLGKASEAGFGNEMYKILTAAALSVMLNRSLVIGQTRGLYPFGHYISYTDHSFTIGEIKHLWRKNRCAQTYGRDLNVRVDDFENPSETNVLCSDWSRWKDPIIW, translated from the exons ATGTCGCGATGGCGTCGCGGCCGCCCGTCGCTGCTCCTGCTCCGTCGAGCCTTCCTCCTCGCAGCCGTCTCTGCcgccgccctcttcctcctcctcagccatCAGGGCCCTGACCCCCGCAAACCCtcctcttcgtctcccgactcGGCCTTCTCGGAAGAGCTCTCCGTTGACCCGCCTCCCCACTTCGTCTTCTTGGAAGAGCTATCCGTGGACCCGCCTCCCGCCTCGGCCTTGCCGGAAGAGCTCTCCGTTGAGCCGCCTCCCGCTTCGGCCTCCTCGGACGAGCTCCATGTCGTGCCGCCTGACGCGGCGGCTGGTTCGGAGGGAGGGCCCGGCGGGTCAACGTGCGCGACGGtggaggagatgggggaggaggccgtcggcgtGGGGTCGACTGAGGCGGCCAGCCTCCGCGTCCGCGACCTGATTCGGCGCCACTTCCTGCTCCACG GCGCTGCGAGAGTTAGGTCGCTGCCTGCAGCTGAGTTCTGCAAACAAGGCTTTGTGTTGGGGAAAGCATCTGAAGCTGGGTTTGGCAATGAGATGTACAAGATATTAACGGCAGCAGCTCTGAGTGTTATGTTAAACCGCTCCCTGGTCATCGGCCAAACCAG GGGATTATATCCATTTGGACATTACATTTCTTATACTGACCACTCGTTTACTATTGGAGAAATCAAGCATTTATGGAGGAAAAACCGATGTGCCCAAACATATGGTAGAGATCTGAATGTGAGGGTAGACGATTTTGAGAATCCCTCGGAGACAAATGTTCTTTGTAGTGACTGGAGCAGATGGAAAGATCCAATAATCTG GTAG
- the LOC119332419 gene encoding uncharacterized protein LOC119332419 isoform X1, producing MSRWRRGRPSLLLLRRAFLLAAVSAAALFLLLSHQGPDPRKPSSSSPDSAFSEELSVDPPPHFVFLEELSVDPPPASALPEELSVEPPPASASSDELHVVPPDAAAGSEGGPGGSTCATVEEMGEEAVGVGSTEAASLRVRDLIRRHFLLHGAARVRSLPAAEFCKQGFVLGKASEAGFGNEMYKILTAAALSVMLNRSLVIGQTRGLYPFGHYISYTDHSFTIGEIKHLWRKNRCAQTYGRDLNVRVDDFENPSETNVLCSDWSRWKDPIIWCYFFMASGLMAQQMQFESSSF from the exons ATGTCGCGATGGCGTCGCGGCCGCCCGTCGCTGCTCCTGCTCCGTCGAGCCTTCCTCCTCGCAGCCGTCTCTGCcgccgccctcttcctcctcctcagccatCAGGGCCCTGACCCCCGCAAACCCtcctcttcgtctcccgactcGGCCTTCTCGGAAGAGCTCTCCGTTGACCCGCCTCCCCACTTCGTCTTCTTGGAAGAGCTATCCGTGGACCCGCCTCCCGCCTCGGCCTTGCCGGAAGAGCTCTCCGTTGAGCCGCCTCCCGCTTCGGCCTCCTCGGACGAGCTCCATGTCGTGCCGCCTGACGCGGCGGCTGGTTCGGAGGGAGGGCCCGGCGGGTCAACGTGCGCGACGGtggaggagatgggggaggaggccgtcggcgtGGGGTCGACTGAGGCGGCCAGCCTCCGCGTCCGCGACCTGATTCGGCGCCACTTCCTGCTCCACG GCGCTGCGAGAGTTAGGTCGCTGCCTGCAGCTGAGTTCTGCAAACAAGGCTTTGTGTTGGGGAAAGCATCTGAAGCTGGGTTTGGCAATGAGATGTACAAGATATTAACGGCAGCAGCTCTGAGTGTTATGTTAAACCGCTCCCTGGTCATCGGCCAAACCAG GGGATTATATCCATTTGGACATTACATTTCTTATACTGACCACTCGTTTACTATTGGAGAAATCAAGCATTTATGGAGGAAAAACCGATGTGCCCAAACATATGGTAGAGATCTGAATGTGAGGGTAGACGATTTTGAGAATCCCTCGGAGACAAATGTTCTTTGTAGTGACTGGAGCAGATGGAAAGATCCAATAATCTG GTGTTACTTCTTCATGGCGTCAGGTTTGATGGCACAACAAATGCAGTTTGAATCCAGTTCTTTCTAA
- the LOC119332419 gene encoding uncharacterized protein LOC119332419 isoform X2 — translation MSRWRRGRPSLLLLRRAFLLAAVSAAALFLLLSHQGPDPRKPSSSSPDSAFSEELSVDPPPHFVFLEELSVDPPPASALPEELSVEPPPASASSDELHVVPPDAAAGSEGGPGGSTCATVEEMGEEAVGVGSTEAASLRVRDLIRRHFLLHGAARVRSLPAAEFCKQGFVLGKASEAGFGNEMYKILTAAALSVMLNRSLVIGQTRGLYPFGHYISYTDHSFTIGEIKHLWRKNRCAQTYGRDLNVRVDDFENPSETNVLCSDWSRWKDPIIWFDGTTNAV, via the exons ATGTCGCGATGGCGTCGCGGCCGCCCGTCGCTGCTCCTGCTCCGTCGAGCCTTCCTCCTCGCAGCCGTCTCTGCcgccgccctcttcctcctcctcagccatCAGGGCCCTGACCCCCGCAAACCCtcctcttcgtctcccgactcGGCCTTCTCGGAAGAGCTCTCCGTTGACCCGCCTCCCCACTTCGTCTTCTTGGAAGAGCTATCCGTGGACCCGCCTCCCGCCTCGGCCTTGCCGGAAGAGCTCTCCGTTGAGCCGCCTCCCGCTTCGGCCTCCTCGGACGAGCTCCATGTCGTGCCGCCTGACGCGGCGGCTGGTTCGGAGGGAGGGCCCGGCGGGTCAACGTGCGCGACGGtggaggagatgggggaggaggccgtcggcgtGGGGTCGACTGAGGCGGCCAGCCTCCGCGTCCGCGACCTGATTCGGCGCCACTTCCTGCTCCACG GCGCTGCGAGAGTTAGGTCGCTGCCTGCAGCTGAGTTCTGCAAACAAGGCTTTGTGTTGGGGAAAGCATCTGAAGCTGGGTTTGGCAATGAGATGTACAAGATATTAACGGCAGCAGCTCTGAGTGTTATGTTAAACCGCTCCCTGGTCATCGGCCAAACCAG GGGATTATATCCATTTGGACATTACATTTCTTATACTGACCACTCGTTTACTATTGGAGAAATCAAGCATTTATGGAGGAAAAACCGATGTGCCCAAACATATGGTAGAGATCTGAATGTGAGGGTAGACGATTTTGAGAATCCCTCGGAGACAAATGTTCTTTGTAGTGACTGGAGCAGATGGAAAGATCCAATAATCTG GTTTGATGGCACAACAAATGCAGTTTGA